From a region of the Veillonellales bacterium genome:
- a CDS encoding peptidylprolyl isomerase, translating to MKKAIIEMAQGKIEIELFAKDAPNTVANFEKLITEGFYDGLTFHRVIKGFVAQGGCPNGNGTGGPGYTIPCETKGNPNKHERGSLSMAHRGPNTGGSQFFIVYEPQPHLDGVHTVFGKVIQGMDVVEQIQPGDVMNRVSVVEE from the coding sequence TTGAAAAAGGCAATCATCGAAATGGCTCAGGGAAAAATTGAAATCGAGTTATTTGCAAAGGATGCCCCAAATACAGTTGCTAATTTTGAAAAATTAATTACAGAAGGATTCTATGACGGCTTAACCTTCCATCGCGTCATAAAGGGCTTCGTTGCCCAAGGCGGCTGTCCTAACGGCAATGGAACCGGCGGCCCCGGTTATACGATTCCCTGCGAAACAAAAGGCAACCCCAATAAACACGAGCGGGGTTCTCTGTCCATGGCTCATCGCGGCCCTAACACCGGCGGCAGCCAGTTTTTCATCGTTTACGAGCCACAGCCCCATCTGGACGGCGTACATACCGTATTTGGCAAAGTCATCCAGGGCATGGATGTGGTCGAGCAGATTCAGCCCGGCGACGTTATGAACCGGGTAAGCGTGGTAGAGGAATAA
- a CDS encoding TSUP family transporter gives MEHVSIEMLAFLITAGFIAAFIDSVVGGGGLISLPALLLTGMPPQMALGSNKMASVMGSLTSTLSFMKSGKIDYTLIKYLFPLSLIGSALGVYVVQQIPSSFLKPLVVVLLIAVTIYSLIKKDWGSTSTYDGIITPRVAWIGGLAAFSLGFYDGFFGPGAGSFMLFSFLFIGFDFVVAAGNARAINFASNIAAVISFGLIGSINFYYSIPMGLAMIAGAFTGSRLAISKGASYVRPLFISVSTLLIGKQLWDLLH, from the coding sequence GTGGAACATGTCAGTATCGAAATGTTGGCCTTTTTGATAACCGCCGGTTTTATCGCCGCGTTTATTGATTCGGTGGTGGGCGGCGGCGGCCTGATCTCCCTGCCGGCTTTACTCCTGACCGGAATGCCTCCCCAAATGGCCTTAGGCAGCAATAAAATGGCCAGTGTGATGGGCAGCCTTACCAGCACACTGTCGTTTATGAAATCAGGGAAAATCGATTACACTCTGATTAAGTATCTGTTCCCGTTATCGTTAATCGGATCGGCCTTGGGCGTATATGTCGTGCAGCAAATTCCTTCTTCCTTCTTAAAGCCCCTGGTTGTTGTGCTGCTGATTGCGGTTACGATTTACAGCCTGATAAAAAAGGACTGGGGCAGCACGTCTACCTATGACGGCATCATCACTCCCCGGGTTGCCTGGATCGGCGGCCTTGCCGCCTTCTCCCTGGGTTTTTATGACGGCTTTTTTGGTCCCGGCGCCGGTTCTTTTATGCTTTTTTCCTTTCTCTTTATCGGCTTTGATTTCGTCGTTGCCGCCGGCAATGCCAGAGCCATCAATTTTGCCAGCAATATCGCCGCCGTCATCTCCTTCGGTCTAATCGGTTCAATTAATTTCTACTACAGTATCCCCATGGGTCTGGCTATGATTGCCGGGGCTTTCACCGGTTCCCGCCTGGCCATTTCCAAAGGCGCGTCCTATGTCCGCCCCCTGTTTATCAGCGTCTCCACCCTCTTAATCGGCAAGCAGTTATGGGACTTGCTGCATTGA